The stretch of DNA ATCTTAGCACCGAAGTCTTCCTGATTGAGCTTTAGTTTTTTTCTTAATTCAAAAATTCTTTTATTCATATCACACCTCTGAACATATTCTATCACGAAAATTCCCGTTTGTAAACTTTTTTGTTTTAAAAAGATTGACATATTCCACAAACAAGAATATAATATACACAAACAGGACTTAAAGGGAGGTGATAAAAATGTTAGCTAATAACGCTTTAGCCAAAAATGAGAGGTTAATAGTTTCTGAAAAAATTGATCAGCTAGAAAAGTCAGATAAAGATCAACGACTTAGCGAAATTACTATGAGGACGCTATTGATGTACGGTGAAATGGTCAAAGAGATTCACGAGATTAGTCCAGGTGACAGGAAATGCTGATTCAGCATTTCAACAGAGAAAGGAGGCAACTATGCGATTGTGGGTTATGTTATGTGTTTTGCTTTTGTGGGCTGTCGGAGCAGTTTGCGCTTTTATCATGAAAAAGGTTCAACCAGAGTTTTTGAAACTTTACATAGTCTATGCTTTGTTTATTCTCATAGCTGAGACATTGTTGGTACTGTATTTAAATTAATCAAAATAGTTATATTTCAAGGAGAATTTAAATGATACCCAATATTTTAACCGTTAAGGAAACCTGTAAAATCCTTAAAGTGGGCCGAACAAAGCTGTCCCGTATCCTTAACAGTGATCCAACATTTCCAGCCGTTAAGGATGGCACATGGTTCATTTTTGGGGATCGCCTACAGGACTGGATGGACCGGAAAAAATATATGCAGGAAGCAGACAGAGAGAAAGCGGCAAGCTGACATGGAAAGAAATAATATTAAGAATTGCCCAATAATAATGAGCTTGATTCAATTGGGTTACTCGGCTGAAAAAACGCAAGGTGCATTTGAAGTGTTTAAAGTTTTAACCAAAGGGAGGAAAAATTGACAGATGAACAACTTGTAACCAAGTATTTAAAGGTCGCGCACGAACTGGCAATGTTACCCCACGGAATCGGCTGGACGCCAGAAGTCGGCAGAAGGCGAGAGGAGCTGGAGCGGCAGGTGGAGGCGATGCGGCCACAGATTGATGTGCTGCATCGGAAGTATGAAAGGAGCACAAATGAAAAAGGTTGAATTTGCTTTTTCCTCAACGCAGGACTTAAAAGGGTGGCTGGAACGAAAAAACTGGAATAGTGAAAGCCCGGAAGCGTTCGATAATTGGCTACAGAATTTTTTTAATAGCGGCCATAAAATATCCGTTAATGATAAAAAATATGAGTATTGGGATTGTTGGGAATTGGTATAAAAAAGGTCCCAAAGCGTTGCAGCGCAATAGGGACCATAAATAAGACATTTTCATTATAGCAGTAATGGATACTGCGTGTCAATTTGCTATAAAGGGATCACCTAAAAACCTCCTAGAAATAAAAGTTCTTCCCCATTGAATTAATATTCTGGTGGTCCCTTTATATACATTAAGGAGTAAAAATGAATATTAAAGATAAAATTGAAAAATTGTTAAGGCTTAGCGAAAGTCCAAATGAAAACGAAGCAAAGGCCGCATTATTAAAGGCCAGAAAGCTTATGATGGAACATAAGCTGAGCGAAGCGGATTTTAAAGTCTTGGAGAAACAAGAACCTGTCAAAATTGAAACAGGGATCTATTTCACGAAAAAGACAAATTACTGGATTACCCAATTATTGACAGTGATTGCTCCGAATTATGCTTGTAATAATTACATGAATAAAAAGTATCGAAAAAAGAGCCATCAGGCAATTATCTACGGCTTTAAAGAGGACGCTGAGTTGTGTGAGCGTGTGTTTAAGTATGCTGTGGACTGTGTCATGTCCTGGATTAAAGAGTTGAAAAAGTCTATGCGTGGGCAGACGGCATACATCATTAATTCATATGTAGATAGCTATGCTCAGGGTTTTATTGATGGTTTGAAAGAATCGTATGATGAGCAGACCGAAGAAAATGAACAAGAATGGGGATTAGTGGCTGTTGTCCCGCCAGAGGTTAAAGCTGTGACCGATGGTATGAAACCTGTTTATCCTAACAACGATACATTTTTCGCTTCGGAATATTACGGCAATGGTTTTATGGATGGCAGGCGTTTTTCCATGGAAAAGAGATTAGAAAGTGAGGGAACAGTATGAGCGATAGAATTTGCAAGGCAATCGAAAAATTTGAGGATAAGGGCTTTATTGTAACCACAGGGGACTACAATGAGTACTGCTGTGAAAAAGAGGGGTTTAAAGACATTGTCTTTATCCCCGCGAATGTTGGAACAGGCGTGATGTTTCGTGTTGGCAAGGTATTGACTAAGAGTATGGAAAATGCCCTGAGACTGGCAAAGGTGAACTGAAAATGTTTTACGGATTTGACACGGAAATAGCCGAACAGTACGGCGTTGATGAAGCGATTATGTTACAGAATTTTGCTTTCTGGATTGAGAAAAATATGGCCAATGACAAGCATTTTCATGATGGGCGTTACTGGACGTACAACAGCCATAAGGCGATGGCAAGTCTGTTTCCCTTCTGGACAGAAAAGCAGATTCGCCGTATTATTGACAATTTGATTGAAAAAGGACTGATCACAAAAGAAAATTATAATGAATTAAAATACGATCAAACAAAATGGTATGCTCTTACCGATTTGGGCATCTCCATTTGCCTAAATGGGCAAATGGAAAAGACCGAACGGGCAGATGTCATTTGCCCAAATGGGCAAATCGAACAGCCCAAACGGGCGAATCGAATTGCTAAAAAGGGCGAACCTATACCAGATATAAACCATATACATACACAGATACAAAACCAGATAGTAAACACAGATATTGAGGCGGCTCCTTCCAAAGCCGAAATAGATTTTTCGAAAATTCAGGAGCACTGGAACAGTGTATGTGTAAAATTACCCGCTGTTACAGTGATGAGCAAAAAACGGATGGCAACGGTCAAGGCCAGGGTAAAAGAGCATGGACTTGAAGCGGTCTTTTCTGCTATCGACAAAACAGGTAAAAGCGATTTTATGAACGGTCAAAATAATAAGGGCTGGCGGGCAAGTTTTGACTGGATCATGCGGCCTGAAAACTTTGTGAAAGTGCTGGAAGGAAATTATGACAATGCAACTTTTAATCCACTGCCGCCAAACCTGCAAGGGGCTTTGCAGAATGTCGAAATACAGATGATGGGAGGGAATATTTTTGAATAACGTGGAGACTGCTAAAATACTGGCCGTCATTGCGGCGGTATACAGTAACTTTGCTGTGAATGATTTTAAGCAAAAAATATGGGCTGAACTACTGGCTGACATATCTTACAAAGATGCCAGCATCGCCCTTAAGGAGCTGCTGAAAACCAACAAATTTCCTCCTGTACCTTCGGAGATTATTGAAAAAGCCAACGTGGCAAAAATATTGAGCTGCGGGGGATTGGATTATAAATGGCTGGAAGGGGGTGACGATTTTGAACGCATTGGAGACAAAAAACTTACTGGAGCTGATACAAGGCGTTTACCCGAAAATCCGCATCAATGATTTTGCGATTGCAACGTGGATGGACGTTCTGGAAAATTTTGAGTTCGATGCCTGCCGGAAGGCGTATCTGGAATATGTCAGGGATGGCGGTGACCGGGAGCCGAAGCCAGCGGATATTTTACAGGTTTGCCGGAGGAATTACCGTGATCCAGATTTAAACATTGAGATGCAGGACTGTCCGATCTGCCACGGTAAGGGGATCGTGAGGGTTTTAAATAAAGGCTATGAGTGTGTCTACAGCTGCCGCTGCCCGAATGGTCGAAAATATAAAGGGCTGCCGCGTTTTGAAGCGGAACAATGGACGGAAAATGAATTTCACGTCAAGGAGGTGGCTGGTGGATGATTGATCTAAAGCAATGGCGGCTTGAGCGCGGCTACACAGTGGCAGCATTTTCGCGAATCGCAGGGGTTCACCGGAAGGTGATCGAACGGGCTGAGGCAGGCATGACAATACAATACAGGAGTGCAGACAAAATATGCCGGGCTATCGGAATACCGCTTATTTATTCGGACTGGGCCATTACTAAAGATAAATTCAGGCAGGTTGAAAGACCCTGCCTGGTAAAAGAATACCGTACCTATAAATTTTTTAAAGACAAGCTGAAAGCAGGGGAAAAGATCATGGTGCCCTGTACGCAGCTTAAGTCAAAAGACAGAAAAGGTATTTTGGTCGAAGGCACAATTTTAAAGTTTTATGAGAATTATGCGCTGCTGGAATTGAGGATTAAAAAACACTGTAATTCTGGGGAAAGATACAGAACAATAAAATCCGGCTTTGCCCTGGATGATCTTGTTAAGTTCAAGGAAGGACGTTACCAAAATGAATGAATTTATAACAATGCTGAAGATTCGCAGTCTCTGTGAAAAAAGAAAAACATGTATTAAAGAAACGGGTGAAGGCGGAATTGACAAATGTCCGTTGTACGATCCGTGTAACCACTTAGCATTTAGTGATCTTACAGAGGGGCAGCTTTTAGAAATTGCTGAAGCTTTGGGAGAAATTAAGGTACCTATGCAGGTGCGGAAGGGAATAAAAATGAGTAAACTGAGTGCAGAAAAATATTTCAAAATGAAAGCGAGAATGACGTGCAACTGTAGTATTTGTTGTAATGATTGTCCGCTTGACATGCTTAACAATGATATGACCTTAGACTGCAATGATCTTGAATTGAAATTTTATGGTCGGGCGATTGAAATTGTCGAAAACTGGGCAAAAGAGAATCCGGAAAGGACGTATAAGAGCCGTGTTTTTGGAGATAATGTAAAACCTAACGAATGTCAATACTATAGCTGTGCCGACTGTTTGAAGCGGGGGATAGAAAAATGAAAAAAGTGATCTTTAGTATTTTTGAGTTTGTAGGGTTGGCGTTTGTTGCTATGTGTGTACTGGGTTTGTTGCTGTTTGGCCGGGATTGGTTCACGGCCACAGTTTCAGTCACCTGGGGATTAAAGCGGCAGGTGATTACAGGAGCATTCTTTGCTGTCGGGGGAATCGTTGGCTTATGCGTAGGGTTTAGCCGATTTTGGAAAGACCAAACTAAAAAAATGGCACATGAAATTTGTATGAAGTATAAATACATTCCAAAAGATTACGCCTGCCCAGGCTGCCCGATCAGGGATCAGATCGGTCTGGGACATGATTGTAAGGCTTTTATAAGAGAAAACCCCATTGCGGTCCGGGAAATGTATAAAAAAATGATTGAACAGGAGAAGCGACATGTGCACTGAATTGAATAGACTTAAAAATAAGGATTGTGGCTTGATTCATGGCTTTGCTGATTATATTTACAAGGGTTTGAAAAATGGTAATGAACATATTTGTTTTAAAATTAAACGGACGAGGAAGCTTAAATGCGAAGCCTTGGATATTACCATTTTAAATTTGGAGCGATTCGACAAAGTAAATTTCTGGATATTTGTACCATTACAGGAGGATTGGTTTATTGCTCTTTTGAATGCACGGAGCCGGGCCAACCGCTTGTTTGGATATACGGTTTTGAGATAGGAGGGAACAATGGCAGAAAAAGGCAGCTTATTAGCAGAAATTGAGATTGAAAAAAGAATGTTGGAGGCGTTGGAGCACAAAAGGGACCGGATCATTTCAAAACTTGGTCCGGGAGCTGGTCAGTCAACCAGCTATGTTGATGCCGACAACATTCATGGGAGCAGCACCAGGGCCTTTGAAGCCTATCTTCCTGAAATGGTCGAGAATGAGCGAAAAATAGGGGACTGTAAGGCGGCCATTGAGACCTATGAAAAGCTATTAAGGACAATTCAGTATCAAATAAATTTAGTAGATTCTAAAAAAAATAAAATAATTTATCTGAAACATTATGTAGGGTTAAAAAATGCTGAAATCGCCCAGAAACTCGGGACTTCTGTGCAGTATGTAAAAAATGTTTTGGCAGAAAACAAAGGGCCAAAATAGTGGGGTTACCTTTTGGGTTACTTGCATTTTGAAATAAACATGATAAACTTTAGTGTATGAAAAAAGGTTTTTACAAATGCCGCGGTTGACCGTGGCTTTTTTATACGCGGAGGTGAGACGATGAAATGAAAAAGCAAGCATCACGGCCAATAAAAAATGACCGGACGGTGTGGGATATTCAGGATTATTTAAAAGTAGCGGCCAACCGCTCTTGTGAAGGTATGCGAAATTATATGCTGTTTTTGATTGGCGTAACAACCGGGTACCGTGCTGGTGATCTGGTCAATCTCAAGGTCCGGGATGCCAAAGAAGCCTTAAGGGCAAAGTATTTTACGATCATGGAGGGCAAGAAGCAGAACAGCCCTTTTGTAAGAGAGAAGAACCGGAAGCCGCGGCGGGCAGAGATACTGCCAAAGGTGGCTAAGGAATTAAAGGCTTATATCAAAGACAAACATGATTATGAATGGCTTTTCCCGAGCAGAAAGGGAAATGGGCATATTGGTGTCCAGGCGGTCAGTAATATTCTAAAGAATGCCGGGCTGTATTTTGGCCTGGAGAATATCTCAGCGCACTCAATGCGCAAGACCTATGCGTATAAAATATATATCACATCGGGCAAGGATATTGTAGCTGTGAAAGAAATGCTGGGACATAGCAGCATTGAAGAAACAAAAAGGTATCTGGGCTTAGACCAGGAAAGATACCACGAATTAAGTCAAGCACTTGGTGATTTCACCAGGTGATTTTTTATTTTTTGCGCTTTAATGTTTAAAAAATAAAGGAGCTGATATTTAAGGGCGATTGAAAAAAATAATCCTTAAGTATTAAAAAAACAGGAATGTGTGATTTACCAAGCAAATAAAACATTCAAGGGTATAAAACACGAACGATTAAAGAATAACAATAAAAAACGTTCGGGTTTTTTGGCGTGAAAGAAGGTGGTTTTTATCCGTGAGTTTGCAAGGCATATTTACAAAGGCCAGCAATGGAAGAAAGTAAGGCAATATGTTTTTGAAAAGTATTATGGTCTGTGTGCTGAGTGCGGTGCGCCGGGTGAGGAAGTGCACCACAAAACATTCCTGACACCACAGAATATAAATGATCCCGAGATTGTATATGGCGAGAACAACTTAGTGCTGCTGTGTAAGGAGTGTCATTTCAAAAAGCACCGCAAGACGAATCCACTGGAGCAGAACTTTAAGAGGCGGCGGCTTACCAACAATGGTTGTTGGTTTGATGAGTTCGGCAACGTGCAGCCCGTTAGGCGGTGGATCATCTGCGGCGCGCCTGCGTCTGGGAAATCAACTTACGTACAAGAACATATGCTGCCTGGTGATCTGGTGGTAGACCTGGACCTGATCGGCCAGGCTATCAGTATAAGCGCAAAGGCTGCGATACCTTACAATCTTTTGCCGACAACTTATGACATCCGCGATTACTTATATAAGCTGATCGAGAGTGACAAAGTAGATGCCAGGAATATCTGGATCATTGCAGCATTGCCAGACAGTAAGACCAGGGCAGAGCTTGCCGGGAGGCTGAGAGCTGAGATCGTGGACATGAAAGCAGATATAAATACTTGCATAGAAAGAGCGTTAAGCGATCCGGAAAGAATGGATAAAGAATTACAGAAGCAGATAATAGAGGATTATTTTGCTAAATATGGAAAGTAAGGAGGCCCCCCATAAAAATTTCATGGGGGAGCGCAGCGGGACCGTCGGAGGGGAACCTCTCTTTTCCTCCGCATGAAAATTTTGAAAAAAGGAGGGGGTTGATTTGAAAGGAAATCCCGAACAAATAAGGCTCCAGGTTGAGCGAGATAAAAAGATTCGTGCTGAGTTTAACCGAATTAAGCGGATTTTCAAGGATGTGGACATTGATAAGAATTTGTTGAAGGCTTTAGAAGGGCTTTGTAAGGACGCTGCTTTTATGCGTGTAAGCCTGGATGAGTTGAAGGAGTCCTTGACCTTATACGGCAATACCGAAATCTTTGAACAGGGTGCACAGCGTTTTGAGCGCGAACGGCCAGCGGTCAAGACCTTTTTAAATTATCTCAAGCAGTATTCCGTTGTCATGAAGCAGATTATTGACCAACTGCCAAAAGAGCAGCAGGAACAGGAAGAAAGCGAGCTGTTTGATTTTATCCAGGAAGCGCAAAAGCTCAGGGCGGTTAAATGATACCAACCTATATTGAGGAATACTATGACGCGATCATGTCAGGTGATATTAACGCCTGCAAGCGAATCAAACAAGTATACTCGATGCTTTATAAACAGCTAAAACATCCTGGAAAATATGTGTATGATAATGACCTGGCAAATTTGCCCATTGAATTTATTGAGCGGTTCTGTAAACAGGCGCAGGGCGTGGCAGGAAGGCCTCTTGAACTCATGCTTTTTCAAAAAGCAAAGTTCCAGGCGGTGTTTGGTTTTGTGGATGCTAAGACGCATTTTAGGAAAGTTGATGAGGTGCTGGACATCCGTGGCCGTAAAAATGGAAAGACCACGGAAAACGCCGCAACCAGTATTTTCCTGACAGTCGGTGACGGCGAAGCAGCCGCTGAAAGCTATTTTCTAGCCACCAAAAAAGAGCAGTCTCTAAAAGGCTTTAATGAGGCCTGGAATATGGTAAAGCAGTCTAAAGAATTGCGGCGTATACTCAGAAAACGCAAGTCTGATCTTTATTGTGAAATGACACTGGGATTTATTCAGGCGTTATCCAGCAATGACAACGGCCTTGACGGGCTGAACGTTCACAGCGCGATTATAGACGAACTGGCAGCCATAAAAAAACGTGATCTGTATGACCTGATCAAACAGGGGACATCTTCGCGACGGCAGCCTTTAATTAACTGTATCACAACAAACGGCTTTGTCCGTCATTCCATTTATGATTCACAGTATGAATATGCCTGTAAGGTGTTGGATGGGAAAATAGACGATCCATCATTTTTAGCATTTATTTATGAGCTGGATGATAAAGACGAGTGGGACAATGAAGAAATGTGGATCAAGGCGAATCCGGGACTGGACTTTATTAAGGATCGGGAGAAGCTCAGGGCCAATGTTAACAAGGCGAAAGAGGACCCGGCTTTCAAACCGACGGTCTTGGTCAAAGATTTTAATATGACTGAAAACGCCGCGACAAGATGGCTGCGCTGGGATGAACTCAACAACGAAGAAACCTTTGCTGTCGCAGATATGGGCTTTCGCTATGGTATTGGCGGATTTGACCTGGCTGAGACAACAGACCTGGCAGCTGCTAAGGCGGCAATGATGAAAAAAGATGATCCGAAGGTTTATTGGAAATCCATGTACTGGATACCTGAAGCACTGCTTGAGAAAAAGGAACTCATGGACAGTGTGCCTTATCAGCTTTGGGAGAAACAGGACTTGATAAGAGTCTGTGAGGGAAACCGGGTAAATCCCTATGATATGCTGAAATGGTATATGGAGTTACAAGAGAATGACGGTATCAACATGCTGTATATCGGCTATGACCCGTGGCATGTTGACGAAAGCCTGTTACAGGCTTATGAAAACTATTTTGGGAAAAATGTGATGATAGAGGTTCGGCAAGGACCGTATACTTTATCAGTTCCGATGAAAGAGTTCAAAGCTGAACTTGACGCCGATATTCACGTTTATAACAACAATCCGGTTGATAAGTGGTGTTTATCCAACTTAGAGATTAAAACCGATATAAACGGCAATATCCAGCCAATAAAGGGTATGGACAGCACACAGCGCATAGATGGTGCGGTGGCGCAGATTATCGCGAAGGTTATTTTACGTGATAAAATGGCCGAATATGAAAATATGATTTGAGGTGGTTGAGTGTTTGAAAGAATCAAGCGGCTTTTTAACAAAAGCCCAACAGAAACAAGGCTGAAAATGGTGACAATGCACGGAAACGGCTTTTATGCCTGGGATGGCAGGCTGTACCACAGCGACATTGTCCGGTCCTGTATCCGGCCAAAGGTGAAGGCGGTTGGAAAACTGGTGGCTAAGCATATCCGGGAGGATACAAGTGGGATTAAGACGAATCCTGAGCCCTATATGCGGTTTCTGCTAGAGGAACCAAACCCCTATATGACGGGGCAGGTATTACAGGAAAAAATAGCCGCACAACTACAGCTTAACAACAATGCCTTTGTTTTAATTATACGAAACAATGAGGGACTGCCTGTTGAGCTTTACCCGATTCCGGCCACGTCCGTTGAAGCAATCTACGGTGAAACCGGGGAGCTGTTTCTGCGGTGTTTTATGAAAAACGGAAAGATGTTTACTTTTCCGTACCGTGAAATTATCCATCTGCGACAGGACTTTAACAGTAATGATTTGTTTGGAGACAGTCCTGGAAAAGCCTTAGCGCCGCTCATGGAAATTGTGAACACAACGGACCAGGGGATTATCCACGCGGTCAGAAACAGCGCCATTATCCGATGGTTATTGAAGTTTAATACGAATCTGAACAAAGAAGATATAAAGGCAAAAACACAGGAATTTGCGGATGCCTTTTTAAGCATAGATAACACAACAACGGCTGCGGCTGTTGATAATAAGATGGAGGCTGTGCAAGTGCAGCCCCAGAGTTATGTCCCCAATGCGGTGCAGATGGATAAAACCACGCAGCGCATTTATTCATTTTTTGGGACAAACGAAAAGATTGTCCAGAGCCGATACAATGAAGATGAATGGAATGCTTATTATGAAGCAGAGATTGAGCCCTTAGCCGTCCAGATGGCCGGGGAGTACAGCCGTAAGCTGTTCAATCGGCGCGAGCGGAGTTTCGGCAATGCCATCATGTTCGAGGCCAGCAATCTACAGTATGCCAGTATGTCCACAAAGCTAAATCTATACCAGGTGGTTGACCGTGGAGCAATGACCCCCAATGAATGGCGAAAAATATTAGGAAATATGACCCCGCTTGATGGTGGTGATAAGCCAGTACGCCGTTTAGATACACAGCCCGTTGACGGGCAAGCCGAAAGGAGTGATTAATATTGCCGTTTGAAATTGGTATTCGCGGATGCATTGTAGAGGACTCGGACAAATGGATTTATGACTGGTTCGGGGAAACAGCAGTGTGTCCAGAGGATGTAAGAAAAGTGCTCAGTGAAGCGCGAGGGCAGCCAGTAAATGTGCTGATCAACAGCTATGGAGGTTCTGTCTTTGCCGGATCGGAAATTTATACAAACCTGATGGCTTATGCAGGTGAAGTAAATATCCGCATTGACGGTCTGGCCGCTTCTGCGGCTTCGGTGGTGGCGATGGGCGGCCGATGTGCCATGAGCCCAACAGCGCAAATAATGATTCATAATGTGTCTACTTCTGTGGCAGGAGATTACCGGGATATGGACAAAACCAGTGAAACCTTGCGGATCGCCAACCAGACCATTGCCAGTGCTTACAGTATTAAGTCTGGAATGGCTTTGGATGAAGCCCTTGCCATGATGGATGAGGAAACATGGATGACAGCCCAGGAGGCAAAAGACAAAGGTCTGATTGATGAGGTTTTGTTTATTGATGAGGAACAGCGCAGTATTTTTGCCAACGGCGGGCTGATGAACAGCTTGAAAAACAGTGCAAAGTCTTTATATGCCTGTATTCCAATACTGGATAAAGAAAAGATGATTGAAGCCTACAATGCCCGGCGTGAACGGATAGAAAAGCCTGTTGTTAATGACGATTCCGAATCATTAGCCAGGGCTAAAAGTAAATTTTTAAATTTAAGGAGAATTGAAGAATGACAAGAGAAGAATATTTAAAGCAGAGAAACGAGCTTATGAACGCGATTGACGTATTGATTGGATGCGGTCAGATTGACGAAGCCAATGCCAAAATGGCAGAAGTAGAGGTCCTTGACGGGCAATATGAAGCAGAACGAACCGCAAGGGCTAACGCTGAAGCGTTGCGACAGACTGGCTGTGTTGCTCCTGAACCGGTTAGAAATATTCTGGATATCGCCGGGGAACAAGCCGTTTCTGATAATGGGGCGGCAGTTGAGCCGGAAAATGCTATCTATGAGCGCGCTTTTTATAATTATATGACAGGCCGCAGCTTAACCGTCGATGAACAGAACGTGTTCGACAGGATAAATGAGCCGTTAAGAAACAGCACACAAACCGTTGAGGATCACCAGATTCTGGTTCCGGAGTCTACGGTTCAAACGATCTGGATGGAAATGGAGAGGCTTCATCCCATTATAGCGGATGTTGGCATGACCCATGTTCCAGGGGACATTAAAATTATCAAGGATGATGATTCTGCGGGCACAGATGCAGAATGGATTACTGAGACGGATACGCCTTCTGACGAAGCCATTAATACATCGGTTGTTGAACTTAATGGCCATGAACTGGTTAAATCTATTACTATTTCATGGAAACTCAAGAAAATGTCTATGGCAGACTTTTTAAATTATATTGCAAAGAAGATTGCCCGTAAAATGGGGAATGCTCTGGCCGCCGGGTTTGTTGTCGGTAAGGGAACCCCTGGGGAAAGTGATAGCCACAAAGCACAGCCTTTGGGGATTGTAACTGCACTGGAAAAGGAAGTGAGCACCCCACAAGTAGTGACTTACTCGACAAGCGATGCCTTAACTTTTAAAAAGGTGACCGAAGCTTTTGCGAAGATTAAAAGCGGGTATATTTCCGGCGCTGCGATCTATTCCAACAACAAGACAATCTGGGAAACCCTGGCCAATATGATGGATGGAAACGACAGGCCATACTTTGTTCCGGACCCGACATCTGGAGGTGTGGGCAGGATGTTTGGATTGGTCGTAAAAGAAGAATCAGCCATGCCGGATGGCGCGGCTTTAATCGGCTGCCCAGCAGAAGGGTATACCGCGAATGTGAATGAAAATATTACAATGTATACAGAGGACCATGTGAAAGCCAGAACAACGGACTATATGGGCTATGCGATCATTGACGGGACGGTTTTAGATACAAAGGCGTTTGCGTTAGTAAAAAAGTCATAAGCCAGCCCCCGGTAGAAA from Eubacterium sp. 1001713B170207_170306_E7 encodes:
- a CDS encoding helix-turn-helix domain-containing protein; amino-acid sequence: MIPNILTVKETCKILKVGRTKLSRILNSDPTFPAVKDGTWFIFGDRLQDWMDRKKYMQEADREKAAS
- a CDS encoding AAA family ATPase; this translates as MVFIREFARHIYKGQQWKKVRQYVFEKYYGLCAECGAPGEEVHHKTFLTPQNINDPEIVYGENNLVLLCKECHFKKHRKTNPLEQNFKRRRLTNNGCWFDEFGNVQPVRRWIICGAPASGKSTYVQEHMLPGDLVVDLDLIGQAISISAKAAIPYNLLPTTYDIRDYLYKLIESDKVDARNIWIIAALPDSKTRAELAGRLRAEIVDMKADINTCIERALSDPERMDKELQKQIIEDYFAKYGK
- a CDS encoding helix-turn-helix transcriptional regulator, translating into MIDLKQWRLERGYTVAAFSRIAGVHRKVIERAEAGMTIQYRSADKICRAIGIPLIYSDWAITKDKFRQVERPCLVKEYRTYKFFKDKLKAGEKIMVPCTQLKSKDRKGILVEGTILKFYENYALLELRIKKHCNSGERYRTIKSGFALDDLVKFKEGRYQNE
- a CDS encoding tyrosine-type recombinase/integrase → MKKQASRPIKNDRTVWDIQDYLKVAANRSCEGMRNYMLFLIGVTTGYRAGDLVNLKVRDAKEALRAKYFTIMEGKKQNSPFVREKNRKPRRAEILPKVAKELKAYIKDKHDYEWLFPSRKGNGHIGVQAVSNILKNAGLYFGLENISAHSMRKTYAYKIYITSGKDIVAVKEMLGHSSIEETKRYLGLDQERYHELSQALGDFTR
- a CDS encoding DUF2786 domain-containing protein, with translation MNIKDKIEKLLRLSESPNENEAKAALLKARKLMMEHKLSEADFKVLEKQEPVKIETGIYFTKKTNYWITQLLTVIAPNYACNNYMNKKYRKKSHQAIIYGFKEDAELCERVFKYAVDCVMSWIKELKKSMRGQTAYIINSYVDSYAQGFIDGLKESYDEQTEENEQEWGLVAVVPPEVKAVTDGMKPVYPNNDTFFASEYYGNGFMDGRRFSMEKRLESEGTV
- a CDS encoding replicative helicase loader/inhibitor — translated: METAKILAVIAAVYSNFAVNDFKQKIWAELLADISYKDASIALKELLKTNKFPPVPSEIIEKANVAKILSCGGLDYKWLEGGDDFERIGDKKLTGADTRRLPENPHQ
- a CDS encoding head maturation protease, ClpP-related — its product is MPFEIGIRGCIVEDSDKWIYDWFGETAVCPEDVRKVLSEARGQPVNVLINSYGGSVFAGSEIYTNLMAYAGEVNIRIDGLAASAASVVAMGGRCAMSPTAQIMIHNVSTSVAGDYRDMDKTSETLRIANQTIASAYSIKSGMALDEALAMMDEETWMTAQEAKDKGLIDEVLFIDEEQRSIFANGGLMNSLKNSAKSLYACIPILDKEKMIEAYNARRERIEKPVVNDDSESLARAKSKFLNLRRIEE
- a CDS encoding phage portal protein, with amino-acid sequence MFERIKRLFNKSPTETRLKMVTMHGNGFYAWDGRLYHSDIVRSCIRPKVKAVGKLVAKHIREDTSGIKTNPEPYMRFLLEEPNPYMTGQVLQEKIAAQLQLNNNAFVLIIRNNEGLPVELYPIPATSVEAIYGETGELFLRCFMKNGKMFTFPYREIIHLRQDFNSNDLFGDSPGKALAPLMEIVNTTDQGIIHAVRNSAIIRWLLKFNTNLNKEDIKAKTQEFADAFLSIDNTTTAAAVDNKMEAVQVQPQSYVPNAVQMDKTTQRIYSFFGTNEKIVQSRYNEDEWNAYYEAEIEPLAVQMAGEYSRKLFNRRERSFGNAIMFEASNLQYASMSTKLNLYQVVDRGAMTPNEWRKILGNMTPLDGGDKPVRRLDTQPVDGQAERSD
- a CDS encoding terminase TerL endonuclease subunit, whose amino-acid sequence is MIPTYIEEYYDAIMSGDINACKRIKQVYSMLYKQLKHPGKYVYDNDLANLPIEFIERFCKQAQGVAGRPLELMLFQKAKFQAVFGFVDAKTHFRKVDEVLDIRGRKNGKTTENAATSIFLTVGDGEAAAESYFLATKKEQSLKGFNEAWNMVKQSKELRRILRKRKSDLYCEMTLGFIQALSSNDNGLDGLNVHSAIIDELAAIKKRDLYDLIKQGTSSRRQPLINCITTNGFVRHSIYDSQYEYACKVLDGKIDDPSFLAFIYELDDKDEWDNEEMWIKANPGLDFIKDREKLRANVNKAKEDPAFKPTVLVKDFNMTENAATRWLRWDELNNEETFAVADMGFRYGIGGFDLAETTDLAAAKAAMMKKDDPKVYWKSMYWIPEALLEKKELMDSVPYQLWEKQDLIRVCEGNRVNPYDMLKWYMELQENDGINMLYIGYDPWHVDESLLQAYENYFGKNVMIEVRQGPYTLSVPMKEFKAELDADIHVYNNNPVDKWCLSNLEIKTDINGNIQPIKGMDSTQRIDGAVAQIIAKVILRDKMAEYENMI